The following coding sequences are from one Thermoproteales archaeon window:
- a CDS encoding Ni/Fe hydrogenase subunit alpha, whose product MTRKIVIDPITRLEGHGKIVIFLDDEGNAVKAYFQIPELRGFEKFLEGRPAEDAPQITSRICGVCPMAHHMAATKALDDLYKVDPPSVAKKIRELVYNAFMLEDHALHVYILGGPDFIVGPKAPKSERNIYGVIKKVGVEVGLKVIGTRRELRNLITIIAGKVIHPVFGLPGGISKSLTEEVRKKAIEVADKSLDFALFTYKIFKDIVLSNEEYLDLILSDAYTHRTYYMGLVDDKNRTNFYDGKIRIVDPKGNEYAKFDVHEYEKYIAEHVEPWTFVKFPYLKKVGWKGFVDGEDSGIMCVAPLARLNVADSMATPKAQEAFEEMFETIGSKPVHHTLAMHWARIIEMIYAAERMKELANDPELTDPNVRVNPTETPSVGISAVEAPRGLLIHHYETDENGIIKKANLLVATQHNAARIALSVDKAARNLIREGKVDDGLLNMVEMAFRAYDPCHACATHSIPGSMPLAIYLYNLKGELIEIIKRE is encoded by the coding sequence ATGACTCGTAAGATAGTTATAGATCCTATCACTAGACTGGAAGGTCATGGAAAAATAGTGATTTTCTTAGATGATGAAGGAAACGCCGTAAAGGCATATTTCCAAATTCCAGAACTTAGAGGCTTTGAAAAATTCTTAGAAGGTAGACCAGCCGAGGACGCTCCACAAATAACTTCGAGAATTTGTGGAGTATGCCCAATGGCTCATCACATGGCGGCAACAAAGGCATTGGACGATCTTTACAAGGTAGACCCGCCCTCTGTTGCCAAGAAAATTAGGGAACTCGTATATAATGCGTTCATGCTTGAAGACCACGCGTTACACGTTTACATTCTCGGCGGTCCTGATTTTATAGTAGGTCCTAAAGCTCCCAAATCCGAGAGAAATATCTACGGCGTAATTAAAAAGGTAGGAGTAGAAGTAGGATTGAAGGTTATAGGAACGCGTAGAGAGCTTAGAAATCTCATCACGATAATAGCTGGGAAAGTCATCCACCCGGTTTTTGGACTTCCAGGAGGTATTTCTAAATCATTAACGGAAGAAGTTAGAAAGAAAGCTATTGAAGTTGCTGATAAAAGCCTTGACTTTGCACTATTCACTTATAAAATATTTAAAGATATAGTTTTAAGCAACGAGGAATATCTAGACTTAATTTTAAGCGACGCTTACACTCATCGAACCTATTATATGGGATTGGTCGATGACAAAAATAGAACCAACTTCTACGATGGTAAAATCAGAATTGTAGACCCGAAAGGAAATGAGTACGCGAAATTTGACGTCCACGAATATGAGAAATATATAGCAGAGCACGTCGAGCCATGGACGTTTGTTAAATTCCCCTATCTCAAGAAGGTTGGATGGAAAGGCTTTGTTGATGGCGAAGATAGTGGGATTATGTGCGTAGCACCGCTTGCCAGATTGAACGTTGCAGATTCTATGGCTACACCTAAAGCTCAAGAAGCTTTTGAGGAAATGTTTGAAACTATAGGATCTAAACCTGTCCACCATACTCTGGCTATGCACTGGGCAAGGATTATAGAAATGATCTATGCTGCAGAAAGAATGAAAGAGCTAGCAAATGATCCAGAGTTGACAGACCCGAACGTGAGAGTGAACCCAACCGAGACGCCTAGCGTCGGGATAAGCGCGGTTGAGGCACCTAGAGGGCTCTTAATACATCACTATGAGACTGATGAAAATGGTATAATCAAGAAGGCTAACCTGCTAGTTGCAACCCAGCATAATGCTGCAAGGATAGCTTTATCAGTCGACAAGGCGGCGAGAAATTTGATAAGAGAGGGTAAAGTAGACGATGGATTGCTAAATATGGTCGAGATGGCTTTTAGAGCCTACGATCCTTGCCATGCATGTGCAACGCATTCTATTCCAGGGTCTATGCCGCTTGCAATTTACCTTTATAACTTAAAGGGAGAACTTATAGAAATTATTAAACGAGAATAA